A stretch of Porites lutea chromosome 5, jaPorLute2.1, whole genome shotgun sequence DNA encodes these proteins:
- the LOC140937124 gene encoding uncharacterized protein, with protein MGDQENNTDASRSRSAPGTREPVPHEPIQETALDSSEDPSASSKPVQESGQAGFPRDRSHYLPQTVPHFVSRECEYQSILRCLDPTHECRCILLHGPPGIGKTALAIKVANDLRETDKNTMVVYVNCKCIYSADDFAEKVLVQIYHYPSNNPIFGLKTRLINSDFNKYTIILLDNFEFLLHVDDWIENQQIEEPVDRIKATDFVERLISSSRNVKLLVTSSKNVVFPSLGKEKITLEAFKPEQTFELLKTVWKTDRTVDETWADQLSEICSGIPLVLYTLISSQDDLVSRLLHLSSSPPEESFEHLQKIAVVPEEEKINVCLDVCFERLSPQEQNTLVSLTLLKGWFIPSGAAKVFQSTESSERQLIDQVLELANCSLLVQNITAQGIGWYTFLSLIREYCKRKEKEQRFSRVFHSARNQCIDYFLNFLKDTFKIFLSRNALKAITDFQQEEENIMQLLEWLDKDQMDEERIMPCIDVFNMVGELLAKMMSKRKFKSKYDLLKKKCEGKGDQQRLSECLTSLGIKEVFNCCCTPGLCDEASQRAKAYLEEADRIQNDLEITSGNSRAQCLAKLGRCLAQQRNPQGKPKIEEAIRIRSNDDSDEDICRVMLGATYNDMAVALSLEEDHRQAIKIREEKTLPIYNEKLGEHPFTATIYNNLSNNFCAVGEFDQAKPYSEIALKIRRKLLNEHMDTAKSLFDLGMVHKERGDFQQAIVYLEQSKNMHEKVLEDNLKDLQRTIKELEDIRKRLNGTEAPQPPNVD; from the exons ATGGGTGACCAAGAAAACAACACAG ATGCAAGCAGGAGCCGATCAGCTCCAGGTACGAGAGAACCTGTTCCACATGAGCCGATTCAAGAAACTGCTTTAG ATTCAAGTGAAGATCCGAGTGCCAGCTCGAAGCCTGTGCAAGAAAGTGGTCAAGCTG GATTTCCAAGAGATAGATCTCATTACCTTCCTCAAACGGTGCCACATTTCGTCAGTCGTGAATGTGAATACCAAAGTATTTTGAGATGTCTTGACCCAACACATGAATGCAGGTGCATACTATTGCACGGTCCCCCCGGCATAGGGAAAACAGCCCTGGCCATTAAAGTAGCAAACGATCTACGGGAGACTGACAAAAATACCATGGTTGTGTACGTAAATTGCAAATGTATATATTCAGCCGACGATTTCGCTGAAAAGGTTCTTGTACAAATTTATCATTACCCCTCTAATAACCCAATATTTGGGTTGAAAACGCGCTTGATAAACAGTGATTTTAACAAGTACACAATTATATTGCTTGACAACTTTGAATTTCTACTTCATGTGGATGATTGGATAGAGAATCAACAGATAGAGGAGCCGGTCGATCGGATCAAAGCCACAGATTTTGTGGAAAGACTGATCTCTAGTTCCAGGAATGTGAAGTTGTTGGTCACATCGTCAAAGAATGTTGTGTTCCCCTCATTGGGAAAGGAGAAGATCACCCTGGAAGCCTTTAAGCCAGAGCAAACTTTTGAGCTCTTGAAAACTGTATGGAAGACTGATAGAACCGTTGACGAAACATGGGCAGATCAACTTTCAGAGATTTGCAGTGGCATTCCTCTAGTCCTATACACCTTGATATCTTCGCAAGATGACCTAGTCAGTCGCTTACTACATCTGAGTTCTTCACCACCGGAGGAGAGTTTTGAACACTTGCAGAAGATTGCCGTTGTcccagaagaagaaaaaataaacgtcTGCCTTGATGTTTGCTTTGAAAGACTTAGTCCACAGGAACAGAACACCCTCGTAAGTCTGACTCTTCTCAAAGGCTGGTTTATACCGTCTGGAGCCGCAAAGGTATTTCAATCCACAGAGTCAAGCGAACGTCAGTTGATTGATCAGGTCTTGGAACTAGCCAATTGCTCCCTCTTAGTTCAAAATATCACTGCTCAAGGCATCGGCTGGTACACCTTTCTGTCACTCATTCGCGAGTACTGCAAACGAAAGGAGAAGGAGCAACGCTTTAGCCGAGTCTTCCACAGTGCGCGCAATCAGTGCATTGActactttttgaacttcttgaaAGACACCTTCAAGATTTTTCTGAGTAGGAATGCATTAAAAGCCATCACAGACTTCCAGCAAGAAGAGGAAAACATCATGCAGCTTCTTGAGTGGCTTGACAAGGATCAAATGGATGAAGAACGAATTATGCCATGCATTGATGTATTTAATATGGTTGGGGAGTTACTTGCCAAGATGATGAGCAAAAGGAAGTTTAAGTCGAAGTACGATTTGCTAAAGAAGAAATGTGAAGGTAAGGGTGATCAGCAGAGACTCAGTGAATGCCTAACTTCTCTGGGAATCAAAGAAGTGTTCAACTGTTGCTGTACACCTGGCCTGTGCGATGAGGCCAGTCAACGAGCCAAAGCGTATCTTGAGGAAGCTGACAGAATTCAGAATGACCTGGAAATCACCTCTGGTAATAGCAGGGCTCAGTGTCTCGCAAAACTTGGCCGATGTCTCGCACAACAACGCAATCCCCAGGGAAAGCCCAAGATAGAAGAAGCCATTCGCATTCGATCAAACGACGACAGTGATGAGGACATATGCAGGGTCATGCTTGGAGCTACGTACAACGATATGGCAG tgGCTCTCTCACTGGAGGAAGATCATCGTCAAGCTATTaaaataagagaagaaaagaCGCTACCGATTTACAATGAAAAACTGGGTGAACATCCCTTTACTGCCACTATCTATAACAACCTTTCAAACAACTTTTGTGCTGTGGGTGAATTCGACCAAGCCAAACCATATTCTGAGATCGCCTTGAAGATTCGACGCAAACTGCTGAATGAGCATATGGACACTGCAAAGTCGTTATTCGACCTTGGGATGGTGCATAAGGAGAGGGGGGATTTCCAGCAAGCAATTGTTTACCTTGAACAAAGCAAGAACATGCACGAGAAGGTGCTGGAGGACAATCTTAAGGATCTTCAACG GACTATAAAAGAACTTGAAGACATTCGAAAGCGCCTGAATGGAACGGAAGCTCCTCAGCCTCCGAACGTGGACTAG